The Plasmodium berghei ANKA genome assembly, chromosome: 12 genome contains a region encoding:
- a CDS encoding AAA family ATPase, putative, producing the protein MEKLHFENFIVYCYSSKSFSYLQKNENSYKSQKKKIQNNEYEKLVDEKKKKYKWIKKLSHRECSKHILENLKQNNNIKHAENKFNGKTKTKKRGYSLLYNIDDELIYTYKNNKFIKDAKHMKAASLTAQKKKNVFKPSKCISIFKGKEDTGKKERCRKKKQNTENDVLIKEKRFSNKNKLKSDNLIKIKGIEKKDNSIDIYKYLFNIFIRKEYYKKVSNRWLKKFIKKNGPLYKEIAKQLINLLIIKNFVIFDVELWNFFLPENLINHFNINLQFFCGKSGNKKTEFLKNLFESFPFKYSHENVHIIDMIEYEKYPIVYDYRYLTDPNHFLNSVEINVDNKIKNINKDNFSFKLFDMPIIKDRYTHLSPLRQDINCNKIKREVDIHTISLKHVKTSNTSIIGGNYKIDTNENSMNSEKIDNSCINQYKYKGKKKMLSFLASSDSEEMCNSIDLHYINKINENNNYLSKSINLCDYKKRTYINNILYPNYYEIALKEFLITDVKSRKTIQMIDLLNLNLEYILINFTKIAMIKQLVWKKKMFRLLYKYVKRDNNTKFKKKNKNKTLGLNLFNGGYSFLLIKNLDFINNFSILKKNCIMFLLLKYIFIWKKMNLNAHMFVVSPALDDNTPNGFNKSDIGEKSHENILLQLNPYINKYFLFILPNFLHHNDRYIILRHLYRKHNLPYSIKTLKYISKITNSYCEENLIKLFQDEYKERIIYLLKKNNISKHENSNNNVEDISNVDNLLNIKNNIKKLMSRNKNKKINFFNKTLNFQCDSHLFIHGKEIELYKKKSFERLNKNDKDRTYGFYQMVGESELINRLKNEVVHNFIHKGKQKPYNNNDCEKNLFDGVGILVYGESGSGKTFISKIIIEECNCNSIIINCANIFNKIMGESEKFLNEVFEYAKNKLQPCIIMFDGIENICFKHDLFSNSIDKFSERLKLCFYENLDKLHFEKKWNPNCKRNTNSIIIICTTTDINNLDNNLLVNHRIRHIYQTKSFRFWENKDVYKLFENCLRFNNIDPNVLINSKKFQKFIQENILSRKNILSPLDISNMCSDTLARCIQISISNGNEVNIESFWNILRENYK; encoded by the exons ATGGAGAAATTgcattttgaaaattttattgtttaCTGTTATTCAAGCAAATCTTTCTCTTATCtccaaaaaaatgaaaatagcTATAAAagtcagaaaaaaaaaatccaaAATAATGAGTATGAAAAGCTAgttgatgaaaaaaaaaaaaaatataaatggataaaaaaattatcacaTAGAGAATGTtctaaacatattttagaAAACCTGAAACAgaataataacataaaacacgcagaaaataaatttaatggAAAAACgaaaactaaaaaaagGGGTTATTcactattatataatattgacGATGAACTAATTTAcacatataaaaacaacaaatttataaagGATGCAAAGCACATGAAAGCTGCTTCCCTAACTgctcaaaaaaaaaaaaatgtttttaaacCGAGTAAATGCATATCAATATTTAAAGGAAAAGAAGACACTGGAAAAAAAGAACGatgtagaaaaaaaaagcaaaataCAGAAAATGATGTtctaataaaagaaaaacgtttttctaataaaaataaattaaaaagcgataatttaataaaaataaaaggaatagagaaaaaagacaatagtattgatatatacaaatatttatttaatatttttattagaaaagaatattataaaaaggTATCAAATCGATGgctaaaaaaatttataaagaaaaatggccctttatataaagaaatagctaaacaattaattaatttgttgatcataaaaaattttgtaatttttgaTGTTGAATTATGGAATTTCTTTCTCCCAgaaaatttgataaatcattttaatataaatttacaatttttttgtggAAAATCagggaataaaaaaacagaatttttaaaaaatttatttgaatcatttccttttaaatattccCATGAAAATGTTCACATTATTGATATGATTGAGTATGAAAAATATCCTATTGTATATGACTATAGATATTTAACAGACCCCaaccattttttaaatagtgtcgaaataaatgtagataataaaataaaaaatataaataaagataacTTTTCATTCAAACTATTTGATATGCCAATAATTAAAGATAGATATACACACTTATCACCATTAAGACAAGATATAAATtgtaacaaaataaaacgGGAAGTTGATATTCATACTATTAGTTTAAAACATGTTAAAACTTCTAATACCAGCATAATAGGGGGGAATTATAAAATCGACACAAATGAAAATTCAATGAATAGTGAAAAGATAGACAATTCATGTATTAATCAGTATAAATACAaaggtaaaaaaaaaatgctcAGTTTTTTAGCATCTTCAGATAGTGAAGAAATGTGTAATAGCATAGATTTGcactatataaataaaataaatgagaataataattatctttcaaaaagtataaatttatgtgattataaaaaaagaacttatataaataatatactttacccaaattattatgaaattGCACTAAAGGAATTTCTAATAACAGATGTGAAAAGTAGAAAAACAATTCAGATGATTGATTTAttgaatttaaatttaGAGTATATTCTTATCAATTTTACGAAAATTGCTATGATTAAACAACTTgtatggaaaaaaaaaatgttcaGATTgctatataaatatgtaaaaagagataataatacaaaatttaaaaaaaaaaacaaaaacaaaacacTAGGGTTGAACTTATTTAACGGAGGATACTCCTttctattaataaaaaatttagattttataaacaacttttctattttaaaaaaaaattgtattatgtttttattattaaaatatatttttatatggaaaaaaatgaatttaaatGCACATATGTTTGTTGTATCCCCAGCTTTAGATGACAATACACCAAATGGATTTAATAAAAGTGATATTGGGGAAAAAAGccatgaaaatattttactacAATTGAATccttatataaataaatactttctttttattttacctAACTTCCTTCATCATAACGatagatatataatattaagaCATTTGTATAGAAAACACAATTTACCATATTCAATTAAAAcattgaaatatatttctaaaataacaaatagTTATTGCGAAGAAAATTTGATCAAACTATTCCAAGATGAATACAAGGaaagaattatttatttattaaaaaaaaataatataagcAAACATGAAAATTCGAATAATAATGTGGAGGATATAAGTAATGTTGATAATcttttgaatataaaaaataatattaaaaaattaatgtcaagaaataaaaataaaaaaattaatttttttaataaaactCTTAATTTCCAATGTGATtcacatttatttattcacGGAAAAGAAattgaattatataaaaaaaaaagttttgaaaggttaaataaaaatgataaggATAGGACATACGGGTTTTATCAAATGGTGGGGGAAAGTGAATTAATTAATAGACTGAAAAATGAAGttgttcataattttattcataagGGAAAACAAAAGCCttataataacaatgatTGCGAGAAAAACCTTTTTGATGGTGTGGGTATATTAGTATATGGAGAAAGTGGATCTGGAAAAACTTTcatatcaaaaataataatagaagAATGTAATTGTAattctattattataaattgtgctaatatatttaataaaataatgggTGAATCTGAAAAATTTCTTAATGAGGTATTTGaatatgcaaaaaataaattacaaCCATGCATAATTATGTTTGATggtattgaaaatatttgttttaaacatgatttattttcaaattctattgataaattttctgagcgattaaaattatgtttttacGAAAATCTAGATAAGTTgcattttgaaaaaaaatggaatcCGAATTGTAAAAGGAACACTAATTCAATTATAATCATTTGTACAACAACTGATATTAATAATcttgataataatttactAGTAAATCATAGAATCAGGCATATATATCAAACTAAAAGCTTTAGGTTTTGGGAGAATAAAGATGTATACAAACTTTTTGAAAACTGCTTAagatttaataatatagatccaaatgttttaataaattcaaaaaaatttcaaaaatttatacaagaaaatatattaagtaggaagaatatattatcacCCCTTGACATCTCAAATATGTGTTCAGATACGCTAGCTCGATGTATACAAATTAGCATTTCGAATg GAAATGAAGTAAATATAGAAAGCTTCTGGAATATATTAAGGGagaattataaataa
- a CDS encoding Dpy-19-like C-mannosyltransferase, putative, which translates to MDKCKVRLFFCSLLICLFVFITFYKRYQYEFCRSYEEQKVSLYSEESFYFSFYDDIVKSKNYLDGINLIINDDRSEYPNRINALQRFNIYPEIILGTIWRLIKLETFFATPYNFYAYAALLSQAASVSTLFFFSVYIGNSYSSGIIFIMLFFSCFREKFIMRLAGFPLRENFASVYMWGIILHIYIILREKKISALNYAHLLLCVFFFLITWQFSVFILLTNIVSLFIVYLLGYDLEKELKKILIVFGLSYILSVIVTFFPRYMIYTYFPYVLISILVTIIYSDVISPENNTTIKDDKLKKIKSEENRKKDKSLIHMLMNIFKNSSNSNVSRKDDNIINKTVEGFDEMKNNFLKKDKIKIDENIIENFNILKKIKFILKRGFISLFIFIFLRMLIINKAKDDSHVLSLLKVRLNIGNHNFDTMIYSAGGEFKPFSKNMLNMIKETALFDYFIIFGIIYIFYITIYLKSIYRKKDIIKYNEFITSNFVFLLTQTIFFIFLMLIITRLRVLSLPLLCVISSLVGSTTFLNNIIFIIIGPSFPLFRKLKKSTKIIIHIICIYEWIYPFIKYFPKYEYINIIRNEPPNLQNNLDLINWMKINIKDGEPILADIPTSSFLRSTTNFKMILHPQYEDVGLRKRVQDYYMLASCIPFADAKKYYYEKYKIRYIVSNIYRCASINEGISAFTLADQIDSNYSRCTNKQNFRFCQKVIYDDTNYKTLYRNGKYSVIKFTSEVVEDHEPYHQFDESKYADISYFMPWISRCIKTDNKCAIHIAEVARANLDILQNYKIASILYKYIEIKILGHPNTNDINDKKLGNEIKWDKDILTIFHLAEFYDYDMKNTKKANILYKKATDLIMANDIQYNISPNLNNSYNKTVFLTTDYIIDVVPLVSLNKQIHILSSYIYFLLDTKLFKNKNELFILYNKIDKLIKVVTFSLNNGYYYENIKSNKSDKTEQIIKIIFYKKNLGHVLNELCEHAVHIHSIKHQYTEYEYIYKNIWNLVKKVSYMDECVLKNFHIFEKRELNRIDYLKFFYIY; encoded by the exons atggaCAAATGCAAAGTGAGACtgtttttttgttctttgTTGATCTG tCTGTTTGTTTTTATCACATTTTACAAGAGGTATCAATATGAATTTTGTAGAAGTTATGAAGAACAAAAGGTATCATTATATTCCGAG gaatcattttatttctctTTTTATGATGATATAGTTAAATCTAAAAATTACTTGGATGGCATTAATCTGATcat AAATGACGATAGAAGCGAGTATCCTAATCGAATAAATGCACTACAGcgttttaatatttatccAG AAATAATACTTGGAACAATATGGCGCCttataaaattagaaaCATTTTTTGCAACCCCATACAACTTTTATGCTTATGCAG ccCTTCTTTCTCAAGCGGCTAGTGTCAGTacactattttttttttctgtatatatag gaaACTCATATTCTTCTGgaatcatatttataatgctttttttttcatgttttCGTGAAAAGTTTATAATGAGATTAGCTG gaTTTCCTTTAAGAGAAAATTTTGCTTCTGTTTACATGTGGGGaattattttacatatatacattattcTTAGGGAAAAGAag ATATCAGCTTTAAACTACGCACATTTACTTTtgtgtgtttttttttttttaataacatGGCAATTTTCTGTTTTCATTTTGCTAACTAATATTGTTAGTCTATTTATAGTTTATTTATTGGGATATGATCTagaaaaagaattaaaaaaaatattaattgtttttggtttatcttatatattatctGTAATAGTTACATTTTTTCCAAgatatatgatatatacatatttccCATATGTCCTTATTTCAATTTTagtaacaataatatatagtgATGTTATAAGCCCAGAAAATAACACAACAATTAAAgatgataaattaaaaaaaattaaaagtgaagaaaataggaaaaaagataaatcTTTAATTCATATGttgatgaatatttttaaaaatagttCAAACTCAAATGTGAGTAGAAaagatgataatataattaacaaAACAGTAGAAGGATTTGatgaaatgaaaaataattttcttaaaaaagacaagataaaaatagatgaaaatattatagaaaattttaatatattaaaaaaaataaaatttatactAAAAAGAGgatttatatcattatttatatttatatttttgcgaatgcttataataaataaagcaAAAGATGATTCACATGTTCtttcattattaaaagTCAGACTAAATATAGGGAATCATAATTTTGACACAATGATATATAGTGCAGGGGGTGAGTTTAAACcgttttcaaaaaatatgttaaacATGATAAAAGAAACAGCTTTGTTcgattattttattatatttggaattatatacattttttatataaccatatatttaaaatctatatacagaaaaaaagatataataaaatataatgaatttattacttcaaattttgtttttttattaacacaaactatattttttatattccttatgttaataataacaaGGCTTCGGGTCTTATCTTTGCCTCTTTTGTGTGTCATTTCATCTTTGGTTGGATCTActacttttttaaataatattatttttattatcattggCCCTTCTTTTCCTTTGTTCAG AAAACTGAAAAAATCgacaaaaattataatacatataatttgCATCTATGAATGGATATACccatttataaaatactTTCCGAAATAtgaatacataaatattatacgGAACGAGCCCCCGAATCtgcaaaataatttagatttaattaattggatgaaaataaatataaaagatgGGGAACCAATATTGGCCGATATACCTACATCTAGTTTTTTAAGATCAACAactaattttaaaatgatTTTACATCCACAATATGAAGATGTAGGGTTACGAAAACGGGTTCAAGATTATTATATGCTAGCCAGTTGCATACCTTTTGCTgatgcaaaaaaatattattatgaaaaatataaaattcgTTATATTGTTAGTAATATTTATAGATGTGCATCTATAAATGAGGGAATAAGTGCATTTACTTTAGCGGATCAAATAGATTCTAATTATTCTAGATGCacaaataaacaaaatttcAGATTCTGCCAAAAAGTAATATATGATGATACCAATTATAAAACTTTATATagaaatggaaaatatagtgttataaaatttacTTCAGAAGTTGTTGAAGATCATGAACCCTATCATCAATTTGATGAATCAAAATATGCTGacatttcatattttatgcCATGGATATCTAGATGCATAAAAACAGATAATAAATGTGCAATCCATATAGCTGAAGTTGCAAGAGCTAATTTAGatatattacaaaattataaaatagcatctattttatataaatatatagaaatcAAAATTTTAGGCCATCCTAATACAAATGatattaatgataaaaaactgggaaatgaaataaaatgggATAAAGACATTCTCacaatatttcatttagCTGAGTTTTATGACTATGatatgaaaaatacaaagaaagcaaatatattatataaaaaagcaACTGATTTAATAATGGCAAATGatatacaatataatatttcaccaaatttaaataattcatataataaaactgTATTCCTAACAACCgattatataatagatGTGGTTCCTTTGGTTTctttaaataaacaaatacaCATACTttcttcatatatatattttttgttagatacaaaattatttaaaaataaaaatgaattatttattctttataataaaatcgATAAACTTATAAAAGTTGttacattttcattaaataatggatactattatgaaaatataaaatcaaataaatcaGATAAAACGGaacaaataattaaaataatattttataaaaaaaatttaggACATGTTTTAAATGAGTTATGTGAGCATGCAGTTCATATACATAGTATTAAACATCAATACACagaatatgaatatatttataaaaatatatggaaCTTAGTTAAAAAGGTTTCATATATGGATGAATGtgttttgaaaaattttcatatatttgaaaaaagaGAATTAAATCGAATTGATTAtctcaaatttttttacatttattaa